A part of Pectinophora gossypiella chromosome Z, ilPecGoss1.1, whole genome shotgun sequence genomic DNA contains:
- the LOC126379844 gene encoding uncharacterized protein LOC126379844: MFYLVTVLTPCQRRRAAHSKRACISLCGSKKPKDYTYAQLRQNRRWFTQKQILPTYLPDDLLDIPLILQPNPVQPSGRMTRNAKIFQETMGYLLVVVNMRHILLKVLPKSKEGVIGKEQNVQENT, from the exons atgttttatttggttactgtacttacgccgtgccagcggcggcgggctgcacactcaaagagag cgtgcatatctttgtgtggaagtaaaaaacccaaggattatacgtatgctcaacttcgacaaaatcgaagatg gtttacacagaagcagatcctacctacctacctacctgacgacctacttgac attccactaatactgcaacccaatccagtacaacccagtggaagaatgaccagaaatgcaaaaatatttcaagaaactatgggatatcttctcgtcgtagtcaacatgagacacattctcttgaag gttctaccgaaaagcaaagagggggtgatcggaaaggagcaaaatgttcaagaaaacacttaa
- the LOC126379834 gene encoding nuclear receptor subfamily 2 group E member 1: MEMQAMPTSSSRILYDVPCAVCHDHSSGKHYGVFACDGCAGFFKRSVRRDRRYACKARSPGACLVDKAHRNQCRACRLAKCLDAGMNKDAVQHERGPRNSTIRRQMALFLKDPALPTSEMGLPGPPALDLALPKHTLLPPPPMSLFHTAYPYRLNLLTPPLAPCPLKVPSPPPIVPSLLTPSDPEAMCEAAARLLFMNVKWAKNVPAFTSLSLSDRILLLEESWHDLFVIGSAQFLYPLDLKLLYDGKNTRIEASDLETFETALVELAKIRPDSNEYACLRAIVLFKTNFRDKNDSSSPPHTGEYKRLQDLPAVAALQDHSQAVLNEYVARTYPLDVSRASRLLQMLSIIRRVASTTIVELFFRATIGEIPIERIISDMYRTGKDSV, translated from the exons ATGGAAATGCAAGCTATGCCGACATCTTCAA GCCGCATCCTGTATGATGTGCCATGCGCGGTTTGTCACGATCACTCCTCGGGCAAGCATTACGGCGTGTTCGCCTGCGATGGGTGTGCAGGATTCTTCAAGCGCTCAGTGCGCCGCGACCGCCGGTACGCGTGTAAAGCGCGCAGCCCCGGGGCATGCCTTGTGGACAAAGCGCACAGGAACCAATGCCGTGCCTGCCGCCTTGCCAAGTGCCTAGATGCTGGTATGAATAAGGATG CTGTTCAACATGAAAGAGGACCACGAAACTCAACCATTCGAAGACAGATGGCACTCTTTCTCAAAGATCCAGCCCTCCCAACGTCAGAAATGGGTCTTCCAGGACCACCGGCATTGGACTTAGCCTTACCAAAACACACTCTACTGCCACCACCACCAATGTCACTCTTTCACACCGCATACCCTTATAGACTGAATCTTCTCACGCCTCCTCTAGCCCCCTGTCCTCTGAAAGTGCCTTCTCCCCCTCCAATCGTACCCTCACTTCTTACACCTTCAGATCCAGAAGCTATGTGTGAAGCAGCTGCTCGCCTGCTCTTCATGAATGTGAAATGGGCTAAAAATGTACCTGCCTTCACATCCTTGTCTCTCTCTGATCGAATACTGCTACTGGAAGAATCGTGGCATGACCTTTTTGTAATTGGTTCAGCACAGTTTCTATACCCCCTGGATCTAAAGTTGCTGTATGATGGAAAAAACACGAGAATTGAAGCGAGTGACTTGGAAACATTTGAAACAGCTTTAGTGGAATTGGCAAAGATTCGTCCAGATAGCAATGAATACGCTTGTCTTCGAGCTATAGTACTATTCAAGACAAATTTCAGAGATAAAAATGACAGCAGCAGTCCACCGCATACCGGGGAATATAAGAGACTTCAAGATCTGCCTGCTGTGGCAGCGCTACAGGACCATTCTCAAGCTGTGCTAAACGAG TACGTCGCGCGCACGTATCCTCTGGACGTCTCCCGTGCCAGCCGACTCCTGCAGATGCTCTCGATCATCCGACGGGTGGCCAGTACCACGATTGTTGAGCTCTTCTTCCGCGCCACCATCGGCGAAATACCCATTGAACGTATAATCAGTGACATGTATAGAACCGGTAAAGATTCCGTCTGA